A region of Paenibacillus thiaminolyticus DNA encodes the following proteins:
- a CDS encoding monodechloroaminopyrrolnitrin synthase PrnB family protein codes for MTTVNCMREDLHYPLGAFSRFVVNELPPLNKTGSPADLLRLGLSHLPDDDQQLIEFAYHRPYNEKVLAMGDLGIYLISCLKQGILAPELHRVYSILDLFSLLTGLIPRDTYASYIAYNPADSLRTFTGDASEVAFITRHQQSELALKPAVEELVKLQSAPDMPERLEILGAVKAAMRQVRKENAEVHKGVDPVFFITFFRDYFFPVEVNGISYNAPSGVHIAGVILTDLITGTADDGYMATTHDLLPYLEPCEQFRIKNVMAAPSLKQTYSADLKAGRDRSSELTLLVDIYDEIIKFRNVHQGLVSRYIRNQDASVARGTGGFAFDIFLQERIDVVAQAKRTVTDKLEPRV; via the coding sequence ATGACTACAGTGAATTGCATGCGCGAAGATCTGCATTATCCATTGGGTGCCTTTAGTCGATTTGTGGTAAATGAACTTCCTCCCCTGAATAAGACGGGCTCCCCGGCTGACCTGTTGAGGCTCGGCCTTTCTCATCTGCCAGATGATGATCAGCAACTCATCGAGTTCGCATATCATCGTCCATACAATGAAAAGGTGCTGGCAATGGGGGATTTGGGCATCTACCTCATTTCGTGCTTGAAGCAAGGGATCCTTGCTCCTGAACTGCACAGGGTGTACTCGATTTTGGACCTTTTTTCCTTGCTGACTGGTTTAATTCCACGGGATACGTATGCTTCGTATATTGCCTACAATCCTGCAGATTCTCTGCGAACGTTTACGGGGGATGCCAGTGAAGTCGCTTTTATCACTCGGCACCAACAATCGGAACTGGCGCTTAAGCCGGCGGTTGAGGAATTGGTGAAGCTTCAGTCGGCTCCGGACATGCCGGAGCGCCTGGAGATTCTTGGGGCAGTAAAGGCGGCTATGAGGCAGGTGCGCAAGGAAAACGCCGAGGTGCACAAAGGGGTGGATCCCGTCTTTTTTATTACCTTTTTCAGAGATTATTTTTTTCCCGTCGAGGTGAATGGGATTAGCTACAATGCGCCTAGCGGCGTGCACATCGCGGGCGTGATCCTGACTGATCTGATTACAGGTACCGCAGATGATGGCTATATGGCAACGACTCATGATCTTTTACCGTATTTGGAGCCATGCGAGCAATTCCGCATCAAAAATGTGATGGCTGCTCCTTCTTTAAAGCAAACCTATTCCGCCGATTTGAAAGCCGGGAGAGATCGATCTTCCGAATTGACCCTTCTAGTCGATATCTACGATGAAATCATCAAATTCCGCAATGTTCATCAGGGACTAGTCAGCAGATATATCCGCAATCAAGATGCTTCCGTTGCGAGAGGTACGGGAGGATTCGCATTCGATATCTTTTTACAAGAGCGCATTGACGTCGTCGCTCAAGCGAAGCGTACCGTAACGGATAAGCTAGAACCTCGGGTGTGA